The Quercus lobata isolate SW786 chromosome 4, ValleyOak3.0 Primary Assembly, whole genome shotgun sequence genome segment atttataaattatgacctactctaatattaaaatattaatatttatgcaTGTGTGTGATGATTTATCTTGAATTTTGTCTAATATTTGAGTACCACAATTTGGCCCCTAACAAAAAATCCTAGATTTGCCACCTCTGTACATCAACACATGACTAACACCTCATTCAGAAACACAATACAATTTCTTGTTTGTCTCTAAGTGTCTGTTTGAGAATTGCTTATTTAACTGAAATTggaaactttttgctaaaaacactatagataaagctaaaaggtaactgaaatagtacagtaaagcccataaatagtaccaaaaagtgcaatggagctcatgaatagtagcaaaaacaaactgaatagtaaaaaaaactggCTTTTTAGCCCATCCCAAAAAGAGAATGAGATGgttagaaaagaaagaaagatgggaaTGTGAAAAGTAAACTGTACCTTCATGGATATAAACAAATAGATTGGACAAATTGGCCGTTAATGATtgaaataaactgaatagtaaaaaaaattggctttttaGTCCATCCGAAAAAAGAGAATAAGATGGttagaaaagaaaggaagatgggAATGTAAAAAGTAAACTGTATCTTCCTGGATATAAACAAACAGATTGGACAGATTGGCCGTTAATGATTGAGATGCATGGAAGGTGCAAAATTATTTGGCCATATTCTTCTTGCACAACTTGATATAATATAATCCAAAgttatttttacttattattattattattactattatttttctGGGTGAAAGTGCCAGATTAATCGCCTCTTTAATTTTGGctttcaattttcaaagaaaactGCCtccttaattaatttaattatgattactaaggttttttttttttttttgttatgctataaaatattttttaaattttcagacATTAAATTTAGCTTGACTGAAGATGTTGGatgactaggaaaaaaaaaaatgtacttaaGAAATCTACTCATCGACTTTCACACACCCTTTCTCCTTCGCTCtaaattaatgtgtttttttttttttatataaaatttttgtgaaatttttcaTGACATATATATGAATTGCATGTGtagttataaaatatttatgtgaattttatcATTGTATATCTGTTGGCACAATTTGTGATATTCAATTCGGTGCTTAAGTTGTAATTACTTCTGGTTAAGATTGCTTTCACTTAAtagagatttttcaaacaatgaTGATGtagaaaaatttttaaatttttgtatgagcCAAAAATAAGATAAATCTTGATAATTTTCAAGAATACAATCAAATACCACAAAATAATtctaaccaaaaagaaaaagaaaaagcaaattTCCTTAAAATCTTTTCAAccacaactattttttttcttaaacaatTTAGATTGAAGCAATGGAGTCTAATAAAGCCCCAATTTTGACGTGGGTTTAAAACTGAAattgaactcaaaaaaaaaaaaaaaaaaaccaacacatCCAGGTTGCCaacaaaccaaaagaaaatagaaagttccatcaaaaaaggaaattagGAAGTTGGGGAGGGAATACTGTCGTGTCACGTTATAATAGGCATGCAATCATCCCAAGTTTTGTGGCCAGTAACAACTAAAATAGTGTTCTACCACTGTAGATTTAAGACTCGTGAGTCATGATATATCtatataggattttttttttttataggaaaatgttttatattgaaattttcacgaaactttaaattttttttttttttttgtcctataAAATCTTGATTTATACTCTTACTATGATATTcaaatgtttttacttttacaaCAAGATACAAGAACATTGTAGGTTGTAGCTAAATAGAGACTTTTAGGGTTTGTTAGGATTGAaggggagggagggagagtaaagtagagttATCTAAAAATTAGTATCAATCTATGACCAACTCTATTCTACTCTTCATCTCTACTCTATTCTACTCCTCTCAATATAATTCTTaaccaactctactctactcatcctcaatccaaacaagtcaataatattttcaatggaAATGCTCATAGTTCAATCATTctagttaatttatatatatatatatatatatatattctcgaCCTATATGATGTCTGACATGTGATGTGGTTATAAAGCTTgcattttatcaataaaataatataataaaattcttaaTGAATAATATAACTTGattaaatgatatatataaaattgcCACATAATAAGTTGAAATAATGTAACTTGTTTAAAGACAAGTTGAGCCAAACCGAGTATTAAAAGTTCAAGCTTATTCATTCAATTTTACTTCAAATACGAGCTAAGCTTGAGTTCATCACTAAACAATATTACAAATTCAAACTTGGTCTATTTTCTTGTGAAATAAGCTTGATTTTGTTCACAAATTACTTAATTAACTCTTTTTTCCCCCAAATTTAGAGAAAAGCTATGagtaaattttgtttattttatccCTTCGCAAGTCAatgaatttttactataaataaactaattatattattcatAAACTACAATAATAATTTGACATCATATGAATCTATTTACACAATCAAATTTTAAGTATAAATATATCTTTAGacaatataaagataaaaatttaattataactAGTTAAATCGAGCATCGATGTCCAcaaatactttttatatttgaatttgacTTATTTAATAGTTTAAGCTTAAACTTGAGTTTGAACTTGTTTTGTCTAGCAAACACAGCTAAACTTGAGCCGATTATAAACggttttgtttctttatagCCAAATATCTCTCATCCTCAccaattgaattttttgacaCATGTATCTTAGCGAGGTCTACCAAATAACAATGAGTGCAATTTGTGTATTTCTCAAGCAATACTAGGACCACATAATTTTATACAACTTTAATCACAACTTACCACGTGGTAAGTTATAAGTGACAAAAGAATGGTGATGGGTCTATGTGAGTCCACAATTCTACCACTCACAACTCGCACAAATCACAAATTGTGACCAAAGTTATGAAATATTATATGGTTTTTGGCATTTTCCTTCATACCCTCCAATTACATTTCGCCACATCAGCTTATTGCAAACTAAAGAATAAACCTTACCGCGCATAATCCTTCCTCAACAATTCATATACCTCCAAGATTGTATACTTCTCCTGAAGAACCACCCAAACCTCCAAACCGGCTAAGACTCAGCCGCAGCCGTCGGAGACGCCGCCCAAAACCTCTGGAGATACAACCAAAATCCGCCACGGAATCCGCTCATCCTCCTTCCTGAAGAACCACCGAACCTACTGACCTCTgtaagttacttttttttctttattttttttttttaatttttataattttgtacatGTGGGTTAGAAAGATATCCAATCTGGGTTGTGTGCATATGGGTTTTTGGAATCTGGGTTCTTGGTCTattgtggggttttttttttttttttttggtttttgtttttaaggttttgtaaaataaaatttagggtcCGGTGGACTGGTGGCTGGTGAAGTCATCGGCGGCTTCTTCAGCTTCTTTGCATCTTTGATAACATGCGTCCattgttttgttggttttaatgacatttttttaattgcctGCGGCAGTTCCTAGCTCtgtattttgagtttaaaatgagcGCTCGTAAAAAAAAGCTATGAGGAGTTGTAGTTGCAAAACAGAGTATAAAAACGCTCTTTTAATCTCCCAAAACGCCTAATTAAACGGAGGCCTGATTGAATTTTAAACTCAATAACAATTCAAAGTTTACATTAgttttttggatgaattttgGACCTTTTTGGTTTGATTGAGAGTAAGTAATGTGTAGTTGGGATGAGAAGCGTTCTTGGGTCACTGTGTATTCCTATATGGGATTCACAGAAATGCAAGAGTCAATATGGTGGTTAAGTAAGGAATGATAATGAAGTGAAGCTGGGATTTTTTGCGAGCTGTGTTATGTAACTTGTGGAGAGTTCATTTATCTTTGTTTCTCTGGTTTGCAGCTTGAGCTGCATCTCTCATATAATACCTGTTTACTTGGTCAATGCACATTCattattagtaaaataattttgcttatcaaattagcacaaaaaaaaaattgaatttttaatgaCGGGTGTTTGTGTTATTCAGGATTATTTTGTGTGCAAACcctgtgtacattaaatatttcctctttgtcaataaaattatattttatatatgtatatataaaacacTAATAAAACTATATAAAGGTTGCCTATCGGTGTTATAGAAGTTAGTGATTGTGTTCTGAGAATATGCTGCTCGAagtatatttctttttgtttgtctGCATACTGCTATTAGAGTATTAGGACAATTCGTTGATTAGATTCCCCATGTTATTGATATATTGGACTTTTGATGCTTCTGGTTTCACTGTTACTTGATAATGGTTGTACAGATGGAGGGGAGTATTGCTGAAGAGCTTTATTCAGAAAGTTTGAAGCTGTCAAAAATAGAATTGGGTCCAAAGCCTTCTTCAACTGCCAATGATAAAGAAAGTGATTCACATGGTATAGctattagtttaatttttatgttttaaaatgaaattttcagGAAACTTTAATCATCAAATGCTATTTACATTTTGTTCCATGGAATAATAGATATATAATCGTTCTTTGGGGTAAATGGCATTTCCATCCCACATAAGAATGGAATGCTCAGTTTTGTCATAAGTTCAAGTCCCCTATCACCCGATGGAACTTAAGTtactttctaataaaaaaattaatattaaaaagaaaagaagttcttTGCTTTAGCCCTTTATGTTTCcgtattatttttccttttcttttggacaaattttaaaaattgatacttaAATAGTTAGTGGTAGCGTTAGCACCTAAAAGAGGGCTCTTAAGTTCAGGTGGATTCTTGACCTCAGATCTGTGGTGCACCCTGCCTGAGCTAGCAGCCTTCTTTGTTTGCATAagattatcaaaacaaaaatgttcCACAATTGAATGTGTGATTAGAGACCCCCAAAGCCTTTGTTATTTTTTCCACTTCcagttatttatatttctgaTGATCATGTGTTACTTCTTTTGTGATCAATATACACATGTTTCCACCTTTTGTACCTAAGCATATTAATTCTTGACATCCAGGAAGATATAAACCCTTTCTGCTACATATGCATTCAGTTTCAaaagttatttacttttttcaGTAATtgattttgtagtattttttttattttttttatttttttattttgagtaaaTATCACCTTGTGCACTCAAGAACTGcctttttaaattgttattgcAAGAACTCTTCTTTAATTTGATCTTCATAATTGTTATGGCAGGAAGTTCTCTTAGGTAGAACATGTAATTTGGTTAATTTTGTAGATGGGGATGACTTGCAGTATGAAGATGGACCTATTTGGGACAGTGGTGGTGAGGAACTAGATGAAGCATCTGAATTGGATAGGGAGTGGCAGAGGAGACATGACCAATTTCATACAGTAATTAGACGATTATAGTTGGTTTTCTATGCCTATTTTCTATTTCTCCCATGCATACAATTAAATggctttgtaatttttattttttatgattcttGGACTTTTTAGCATGGATATCGTGAAGGTATATCCGCTGGGAAAGAAGCTGCCGCACAAGAAGGGTTCAATATTGGCTTTAAGCAATCAGTCCTAGATGGGTACAACTGGGGTGTTGTAAGAGGTGTTAC includes the following:
- the LOC115986379 gene encoding uncharacterized protein LOC115986379 isoform X2; its protein translation is MEGSIAEELYSESLKLSKIELGPKPSSTANDKESDSHDGDDLQYEDGPIWDSGGEELDEASELDREWQRRHDQFHTHGYREGISAGKEAAAQEGFNIGFKQSVLDGYNWGVVRGVTSALASLPDGLKEKLIETQEKRNEFRGLYESVHSISTADALRLFNDDILSKKALERSENAEASSHVPGLQEQSSDCSRLENYFKELQSLLSDSPALKGHFLVDE
- the LOC115986379 gene encoding uncharacterized protein LOC115986379 isoform X1, whose product is MEGSIAEELYSESLKLSKIELGPKPSSTANDKESDSHVLLGRTCNLVNFVDGDDLQYEDGPIWDSGGEELDEASELDREWQRRHDQFHTHGYREGISAGKEAAAQEGFNIGFKQSVLDGYNWGVVRGVTSALASLPDGLKEKLIETQEKRNEFRGLYESVHSISTADALRLFNDDILSKKALERSENAEASSHVPGLQEQSSDCSRLENYFKELQSLLSDSPALKGHFLVDE